DNA sequence from the Deltaproteobacteria bacterium genome:
GACCTGGCGGGAATTCGCGTTCCGTTTTCCATTCTCATCTCTTACCCGTTCCTTCCGATGGGGAAACCCGACCATCGGCAGTTCCGGCAAGAAACGGAATCGGAAAACGGCTGCTGGACAATGAGGGAACTGAGATCCTTTTCAAGACGGGGGCATTTCCGCCGCGACTGATTTCCGTCCGAATCGGGACGCATCCCGAACTCGCGGCAGAAGTCCACGTAGTGCTATCAGGCGGGATACACGCTCACTTGCTGGCGCTTGTCGTTGTATCGTTCGAACTTGACCACTCCGTCGATCAACGAAAACAACGTATAGTCCCTCCCGAGCCCCACGTTATTGCCGGGATGAAATTTGGTGCCGCATTGCCGGACCAGAATGTTGCCGGCCCGCACCAATTGGCCGCCGTATCGTTTGACGCCTCGGCGCTGACCCTGGCTGTCTCGTCCGTTTCTCGAGCTTCCTCCGGCCTTCTTATGCGCCATGGCTAGTTCTCCTTGATCTCTTTGATTCGAAGGGCGGTGTAATACTGGCGATGGCCCCGTTTCTTGCGATAGCCCTTCCTGCGTTTGGATTTGAATACAATAATCTTCTTGCCGCGTTCCTGGGCAACGATTTGTCCGACTACGGAGACGTTGTCCAACAGCGGCCGACCCACTTTGATGTCTTCGTCCTGAGCCACCAGGAGAGGCGCACCCAACGAAATCTCGGCGCCGACGTCTCCCTCGAGTTTTTCCACGCGCAGTACGTCCCCAGGAGAGACTTTATATTGTTTTCCACCGGTTTGGATCACTGCGTACATCTGGGGAACCTCCTAAAGAAATAAAAAAATTATATTATAATGATTTAAGGCCCATGTCAATAACCTTTTTTCTTGCCATCCTCTCTCGGAACATTCATTCGCCCTTCATCCGGCCCAAGGCTTCCCGCATACGCCTCAGCGTCTTTTCCCTGCCCAACACCTCGAGCACCTCGAAGATGCCCGGGCTGACCGTCTTGCCGGTAAGCGACACCCGCAGCGGCTGAGCGATGCGGCCGAATTTCACCTCATATTGCTCCATCAGTTG
Encoded proteins:
- the rpmA gene encoding 50S ribosomal protein L27 yields the protein MAHKKAGGSSRNGRDSQGQRRGVKRYGGQLVRAGNILVRQCGTKFHPGNNVGLGRDYTLFSLIDGVVKFERYNDKRQQVSVYPA
- the rplU gene encoding 50S ribosomal protein L21 encodes the protein MYAVIQTGGKQYKVSPGDVLRVEKLEGDVGAEISLGAPLLVAQDEDIKVGRPLLDNVSVVGQIVAQERGKKIIVFKSKRRKGYRKKRGHRQYYTALRIKEIKEN